One genomic segment of Clostridium saccharoperbutylacetonicum N1-4(HMT) includes these proteins:
- a CDS encoding sulfide/dihydroorotate dehydrogenase-like FAD/NAD-binding protein, which produces MYKIVSKRELTNNIFLMDIEAPRVAKSAKPGQFIIIKNDDKGERIPLTIADYDAGKGTVTIVFATIGKGTKQLASFNEGDHVADFVGPLGVPSEFIHEDLEDLKKKNIIFIAGGVGAAPVYPQVKWLHEHGVAVDVILGSRNKDLLIYEEELKAVSGNLYVTTDDGSYGAKGTGSDMLKELVNNQGKKYDHAIIIGPMIMMKFTSMLTKELNIPTTVSLNPIMVDGTGMCGACRVTVGGEVKFACVDGPEFDGHLVNYDESMRRQAMYKSEEGRATLEFEEGDTHNHGGCGCKGDK; this is translated from the coding sequence GTGTACAAAATTGTTAGTAAAAGAGAACTTACGAATAATATATTCTTAATGGATATAGAAGCACCTAGAGTTGCAAAATCTGCAAAACCAGGTCAATTTATAATTATTAAAAATGATGATAAAGGTGAAAGAATACCATTGACCATTGCAGATTATGATGCAGGGAAAGGTACTGTAACTATAGTTTTTGCAACAATAGGAAAAGGCACTAAACAGCTTGCTTCATTTAATGAAGGAGATCATGTTGCCGATTTTGTTGGCCCATTAGGTGTACCAAGTGAATTTATTCATGAAGATTTAGAAGACTTAAAGAAGAAAAATATAATATTTATAGCAGGTGGAGTTGGTGCTGCACCAGTATATCCACAAGTTAAATGGTTGCATGAGCATGGAGTTGCTGTAGATGTTATTTTAGGAAGCAGAAATAAAGACTTATTAATTTATGAAGAAGAATTAAAGGCGGTTTCTGGAAATTTATATGTAACTACTGATGATGGTTCATATGGAGCAAAAGGAACAGGTTCAGATATGTTAAAGGAATTAGTTAACAATCAAGGAAAGAAATATGATCATGCAATTATTATAGGGCCTATGATAATGATGAAATTTACTTCTATGTTAACTAAAGAATTAAATATTCCAACTACAGTAAGCTTAAATCCTATAATGGTTGATGGTACTGGAATGTGTGGTGCTTGTAGAGTTACAGTTGGTGGTGAAGTTAAATTTGCTTGTGTTGATGGGCCAGAATTTGATGGACATTTAGTAAATTACGATGAATCAATGAGAAGACAAGCTATGTATAAGAGCGAAGAAGGAAGAGCAACACTAGAATTTGAAGAAGGAGATACTCATAACCATGGTGGTTGTGGATGCAAGGGGGATAAATAA
- the gltA gene encoding NADPH-dependent glutamate synthase: MDMQERMKRTPVTEQAPEVRAKNFEEVCLGYNDEKAIKEASRCLNCKNPKCVEGCPVSINIPGFIAKAKDGDFEGAAKEIAKYSSLPAVCGRVCPQESQCEGKCVLGIKGEAVAIGKLEKFTADWARKNNVDLSDKEASKGKKVAVIGSGPAGLTCAGDLAKKGYDVTIFEALHEAGGVLVYGIPEFRLPKEDVVKAEIENIKKLGVKIETNVIIGRTITIDELIEDEKFEAVFIGSGAGLPKFMGIPGENANGVFSANEFLTRVNLMKAFKEEYDTPVRAGKKVAIVGGGNVAMDAARTALRLGAEAHIVYRRGESELPARAEEVHHAKEEGVIFDVLTNPTEILTDENGWVNGMKCVKMELGEPDASGRRKPVEVANSEFVLDVDTVIMSLGTSPNPLISSTTKGLEINKRACLVANEDGLTTKEGVYAGGDAVTGAATVILAMGAGKKAAAAIDQYLSE, translated from the coding sequence ATGGATATGCAAGAAAGAATGAAAAGAACGCCTGTAACAGAACAAGCTCCAGAAGTAAGAGCTAAAAACTTTGAAGAAGTTTGTTTAGGCTATAATGATGAAAAGGCTATAAAAGAAGCTAGCAGATGTTTAAATTGTAAAAATCCTAAATGTGTTGAAGGATGTCCAGTGTCAATAAACATTCCAGGTTTTATAGCAAAAGCTAAAGATGGAGATTTTGAAGGTGCAGCTAAAGAAATTGCAAAATACAGCTCACTTCCTGCAGTTTGTGGTAGAGTATGTCCACAAGAAAGCCAATGCGAAGGTAAATGCGTTCTTGGAATAAAAGGCGAAGCAGTAGCTATAGGAAAATTAGAAAAGTTTACAGCTGATTGGGCAAGAAAAAACAATGTTGATTTATCAGATAAAGAAGCATCGAAAGGTAAGAAAGTTGCAGTAATAGGAAGTGGTCCTGCAGGGCTTACTTGCGCAGGCGATTTAGCTAAAAAAGGATATGATGTAACAATCTTTGAAGCTTTACACGAAGCAGGCGGAGTTTTAGTTTATGGGATTCCTGAATTTAGATTACCTAAAGAAGATGTTGTTAAAGCTGAAATTGAAAACATAAAGAAGCTTGGAGTAAAAATCGAAACTAATGTAATTATAGGTAGAACAATTACAATTGATGAATTAATTGAAGATGAAAAATTTGAAGCAGTATTTATTGGCTCTGGAGCAGGACTTCCAAAATTCATGGGAATCCCAGGAGAAAATGCAAATGGAGTATTTTCAGCTAATGAATTTTTAACAAGAGTAAACTTAATGAAGGCCTTCAAAGAAGAATATGATACTCCAGTTAGAGCAGGAAAGAAAGTTGCTATAGTTGGTGGAGGTAATGTTGCTATGGATGCTGCAAGAACTGCTTTAAGACTTGGAGCAGAAGCCCACATAGTTTATAGAAGAGGTGAATCAGAACTTCCAGCGAGAGCAGAAGAAGTACATCATGCTAAAGAAGAAGGTGTAATCTTTGATGTTTTAACAAATCCAACAGAAATCTTAACAGATGAAAATGGATGGGTTAATGGAATGAAATGCGTTAAAATGGAACTTGGAGAACCTGACGCTTCAGGAAGAAGAAAGCCTGTAGAAGTAGCGAATTCTGAGTTTGTTTTAGATGTAGATACAGTAATAATGTCACTTGGAACTTCACCAAATCCATTAATTTCTTCAACTACTAAAGGTTTAGAAATTAATAAGAGAGCTTGTTTAGTTGCTAACGAAGATGGTTTAACAACTAAGGAAGGTGTTTATGCTGGTGGAGATGCAGTTACAGGTGCTGCAACAGTTATATTAGCAATGGGAGCAGGAAAAAAAGCTGCTGCGGCTATAGATCAATATCTTAGTGAATAA
- a CDS encoding polysaccharide deacetylase family protein — protein sequence MKNRIRYFFIFLANTLLMIFLFGENISYAFAAETVNTNEAKEKIIYLTFDDGPSYKVTDKILDILKENEVNATFFLIGNQIKGREEVVKRIYNEGHSIGLHTYTHKFNRIYCNEDKFIQEMLACQIEINNVVGISPNVIRFPGGSCKHLSKSYLNKLHSNNLKIYDWNMENADGLNPKLSPYVLYKKAVEGSEKLGDITLLLHCTDMNKNTYKALPKIIKYYKAKGYQFKTITEETPEIYFPIKK from the coding sequence TTGAAAAATAGAATAAGATATTTTTTTATATTTTTGGCAAATACTCTTCTTATGATTTTTTTATTTGGGGAAAATATAAGCTATGCTTTTGCGGCTGAAACTGTAAATACAAATGAAGCTAAAGAAAAGATAATTTATTTAACCTTTGATGATGGACCTAGTTATAAGGTGACAGATAAGATTTTAGATATTTTAAAAGAAAATGAAGTTAATGCTACCTTTTTTTTAATTGGTAATCAAATAAAAGGTAGAGAAGAGGTAGTGAAAAGAATTTACAATGAAGGACATAGTATTGGGTTACATACCTATACTCATAAATTTAACAGAATTTATTGCAATGAAGATAAATTTATACAAGAAATGCTTGCATGCCAAATTGAAATTAATAATGTGGTTGGTATATCACCTAATGTGATTAGATTTCCAGGAGGTAGTTGTAAGCATTTAAGTAAAAGTTATTTAAATAAATTACATAGTAATAATTTAAAAATATATGATTGGAATATGGAAAATGCTGATGGACTAAATCCTAAGCTTTCACCTTATGTATTGTACAAAAAAGCTGTTGAGGGAAGTGAAAAATTGGGCGATATTACTTTACTGCTTCATTGCACAGATATGAATAAAAACACTTATAAGGCTTTACCTAAAATAATAAAATATTATAAAGCTAAAGGGTATCAATTTAAAACTATAACAGAGGAAACTCCTGAAATTTATTTCCCTATAAAAAAATAA
- a CDS encoding CPBP family intramembrane glutamic endopeptidase, which produces MDYNDETKMRKKLIKRDFNKLGLTILMNELIANVVIFICVVIIFIGKILVNPNISQDGMLDVLKDGRYSGTLSIIGVVIAFIPFLIYRGKTFFQHDLRVENKKFNLKIVLVSAVVLLSLNSFLGIFASLLESLLNLFGLSANFALEQLESLNDFAIPMVIYTCLVAPIFEEFIYRGAILRSLEKYGKKFAIMVSALLFGMMHGNFYQIFMAMGVGLILGYLATEYSIKLTIILHIINNVSVQALTILSPKLGDNIVNIFDISFLVIAIIILIAVIIRKRKSVKEWLLNNSLEKGLMVKFFTSILIVIVLLIDIFEVISGIGKL; this is translated from the coding sequence ATGGATTATAATGATGAAACTAAAATGAGGAAGAAGTTGATTAAGAGAGATTTTAATAAACTTGGATTAACTATATTAATGAATGAGCTTATAGCAAATGTCGTAATATTTATTTGTGTTGTGATTATCTTTATAGGAAAAATTTTAGTGAATCCTAATATATCACAAGATGGAATGTTAGATGTATTAAAAGATGGTCGATACAGTGGAACTTTAAGCATAATTGGAGTTGTTATAGCTTTTATTCCATTTTTAATTTATCGAGGGAAAACTTTCTTTCAGCATGACTTAAGAGTGGAAAATAAGAAGTTTAATTTGAAAATAGTATTAGTTTCAGCAGTTGTTTTATTATCCCTAAACAGTTTTTTAGGAATATTCGCAAGTTTATTAGAGAGCCTATTGAATTTATTTGGACTAAGTGCTAATTTCGCCTTGGAACAATTAGAATCTTTGAATGATTTTGCAATTCCAATGGTTATTTATACTTGTTTGGTAGCACCTATTTTTGAAGAGTTTATATATAGAGGTGCAATTCTTAGAAGTCTTGAAAAGTATGGAAAGAAATTTGCTATTATGGTTTCTGCATTGTTATTTGGAATGATGCATGGTAACTTTTATCAAATTTTTATGGCAATGGGAGTAGGGTTGATTTTAGGATATCTAGCAACAGAATACTCAATTAAATTAACAATTATATTACATATAATAAATAATGTTTCTGTACAAGCATTAACAATATTATCTCCTAAATTAGGAGATAATATTGTTAATATATTTGATATTTCCTTTTTAGTTATAGCAATAATAATTTTAATAGCAGTAATAATTAGAAAGCGAAAATCAGTTAAGGAATGGTTACTAAATAATAGTTTAGAAAAAGGTCTTATGGTGAAGTTTTTTACATCTATATTAATAGTAATAGTACTTTTGATTGATATTTTTGAAGTAATAAGCGGTATCGGCAAACTGTAG
- a CDS encoding ABC transporter substrate-binding protein gives MKKRITLLLALVMTTTFALTSCATKANTKVNVDSDVIKIGVFEPMTGANAAGGELEAEGAKLANKIYPTVLGKKVELVFADNKSDKVEAASAAANLIEQEHVNAIIGSYGSGLSMSAGDIVQEAKIPAVGVTCTNPLVTAGNDYYFRVCFIDPFQGTVMAKYAANKLKAKKVAILQEVSSDYSVGICKFFTDEFKKLTGDNNSIVAKANYTTGDQDFTAQLTNIKGSNPDVIFAPGNFTEGAMLIKQARQLGITAPIIGGDTWETPEFLDIGKEDVEGTVFSTFFSSETPITNESKVFLDEYRKEYNKEPAAATALGYDAYIVILDAIKRADSADPVKIRDEIAKTKNFPGAAGVITIDENNNAVKDAVLKIVKDGKFTYLDTIKPE, from the coding sequence ATGAAGAAAAGAATAACTTTGCTTTTGGCATTAGTTATGACAACTACGTTTGCTTTGACAAGTTGTGCAACAAAGGCTAATACAAAAGTAAACGTAGATAGCGATGTCATAAAAATTGGTGTCTTTGAACCAATGACAGGCGCTAATGCAGCAGGGGGAGAGCTTGAAGCAGAGGGAGCTAAACTTGCTAATAAAATTTATCCAACGGTTCTAGGGAAAAAAGTAGAATTGGTTTTTGCAGACAATAAGTCTGATAAAGTTGAGGCAGCTAGCGCAGCGGCAAACCTTATTGAGCAGGAACATGTTAATGCTATCATAGGAAGCTATGGAAGTGGATTATCTATGTCAGCAGGGGATATTGTACAGGAAGCTAAAATACCAGCAGTAGGAGTTACGTGTACTAATCCGTTAGTAACTGCAGGTAATGATTATTATTTTAGAGTTTGCTTTATTGATCCTTTCCAAGGAACTGTAATGGCAAAATATGCAGCAAATAAATTAAAAGCTAAAAAAGTTGCAATTCTTCAAGAAGTATCAAGTGACTATTCAGTTGGTATTTGTAAATTCTTTACGGATGAATTTAAAAAACTTACAGGGGATAATAATTCAATTGTAGCTAAAGCTAATTATACTACAGGGGATCAGGATTTTACTGCCCAACTTACAAATATAAAAGGCAGTAATCCAGATGTTATTTTTGCTCCAGGTAATTTTACTGAAGGAGCTATGCTAATTAAGCAGGCAAGACAACTTGGTATTACAGCACCTATAATTGGTGGAGATACTTGGGAAACACCAGAGTTCTTAGATATAGGTAAAGAAGATGTAGAGGGAACAGTATTTTCAACTTTTTTTTCAAGTGAAACACCTATAACTAATGAATCAAAGGTTTTCCTTGATGAATACAGGAAAGAATATAATAAGGAACCAGCAGCGGCTACAGCATTAGGATATGATGCATATATAGTGATTTTAGATGCAATTAAAAGAGCAGATTCAGCTGATCCAGTGAAAATTAGGGATGAAATAGCAAAAACTAAAAACTTTCCAGGTGCAGCTGGAGTAATAACTATAGATGAAAATAATAATGCAGTAAAGGATGCGGTTTTAAAAATAGTTAAAGATGGTAAGTTCACTTATCTAGATACAATAAAGCCAGAATAA
- a CDS encoding glycosyltransferase family 2 protein, giving the protein MNSKIIYSIIVPLYNEELVLNESYRRLKEVMVSTKENYEIVFVNDGSKDKTKVMAEEICASDDSVKLINFSRNFGHQAAITAGMDLALGDAIIVIDADLQDPPEVMLEMIKKWKEGYEVVYGKRIKREGETFFKKFTAKMYYRVLKSMTSVDIPVDTGDFRLIDRKVCDALIALPEKNRYVRGLVSWVGYKQTYVEFVRQERFAGETKYPFKKMIKLAFDGITSLSYKPLVIAGHFGILAFIAGIILMFTDIIKDLFNKSGFVNFTLMISINMMMFGVTLGCIGIMGQYIGRIFDESKGRPIYIIDSTKNYNNTSKKYKVINLEHKIL; this is encoded by the coding sequence ATGAATAGTAAAATAATTTATTCAATTATAGTACCTTTATATAATGAAGAATTAGTTTTAAATGAAAGTTATAGAAGATTAAAAGAAGTTATGGTTTCAACAAAGGAAAATTATGAAATTGTTTTTGTAAATGATGGAAGTAAGGATAAGACCAAAGTTATGGCTGAGGAAATATGCGCTTCTGATGATAGTGTGAAGCTTATAAATTTTTCTAGAAATTTTGGTCATCAAGCAGCTATTACTGCAGGTATGGATTTGGCATTAGGAGATGCTATTATTGTAATTGATGCAGATCTTCAAGATCCTCCTGAAGTTATGCTTGAAATGATTAAAAAGTGGAAAGAAGGCTACGAAGTAGTTTATGGAAAAAGAATCAAAAGAGAAGGAGAAACTTTCTTTAAGAAATTTACAGCTAAAATGTATTATAGAGTGCTTAAAAGCATGACTAGTGTAGATATTCCTGTAGATACAGGTGACTTTAGACTTATTGATAGAAAAGTTTGCGATGCATTAATAGCGCTTCCAGAGAAAAATAGATATGTAAGAGGACTTGTAAGCTGGGTTGGATATAAGCAAACTTATGTAGAATTTGTAAGACAGGAGAGATTTGCAGGAGAAACTAAGTATCCTTTTAAAAAGATGATAAAATTAGCCTTCGATGGTATAACTTCTCTATCCTATAAACCACTTGTAATAGCGGGACATTTTGGTATATTAGCTTTTATTGCAGGAATAATTTTGATGTTTACTGATATAATAAAAGACTTATTTAATAAGAGTGGCTTTGTAAATTTCACTCTTATGATATCAATAAATATGATGATGTTTGGTGTAACCTTAGGATGTATAGGAATAATGGGTCAATATATTGGAAGAATTTTTGATGAAAGTAAAGGAAGACCTATTTATATAATTGATAGTACAAAAAATTATAACAATACAAGTAAAAAATATAAAGTAATTAACTTAGAACATAAAATTCTGTAG
- a CDS encoding glycosyltransferase family 39 protein, producing the protein MKGLRLTKEKICISLILILSGILNFANIAIEGYGNGYYAAGVKSMTMNLKNFFFVSFDPAGFVTIDKPAMGFWLQAISAKIFGFSGWSILLPQALAGVISVYLLYYLVKKSFGITAGLISALCLTVTPVFVAASRNNTIDNLLVVTLLFACIALTKAAEAGKAKYLYLSLVLVGIGFNIKMLEAYMIGPAIYITYLLSSKISFKKKIGQLIIGSIILVAVSLSWAVIVDLTPAQNRPYVGSSTNNSELELIIGHNGLERLGLKSLLNGKFAKSTNKDVEDKNAEASKAYTENIKNSNDQMVERERNVNDQDDMTVGRMNGNGPGGSENGNNQGIPPNGGQSNGGNMQPPSGGMPDGGNQGGGPGGQGGTRGTFGSEVKAGITRLFAKSSLSDQIIWFLPLAVLGFIAGLIKEKLNFKLDNKRKISLVLWITWLVPEFIYFSFTTGLFHPYYLTMMAPPAAALAGIGITTMWELYKERSWKSAILPIAFAVTGATHLMMLNYFSSNLSTIIRSIIIIAVILCFVISVLLAVLIILKKNDNDNNNLVTNKKIYLSRILVGIGTISILVTPFIGSSAAITHSVNSSIPSAGLELLSNGSKVSLNGTPFGRSNGMDNSKLINFLKSNKTTEKYLLVVSSSQSADNIIIQTGESVMALGGFSGSDKTMTLEQFKELVKNGEVRYVLSGGRGPGGSNEIMNWVTENGKVVLESEYKDTVTNNNMEENDINKDTNSKKQGFGGMNSEQLYDLKDVAATL; encoded by the coding sequence ATGAAAGGGTTAAGATTAACAAAAGAAAAAATTTGTATTTCCTTGATTTTAATATTATCAGGAATACTGAATTTTGCAAATATAGCTATAGAGGGATATGGAAACGGATATTATGCAGCTGGCGTAAAAAGTATGACAATGAATCTTAAAAATTTCTTTTTTGTTTCCTTTGATCCAGCAGGCTTTGTAACAATAGATAAACCGGCAATGGGTTTTTGGCTTCAAGCTATATCAGCTAAAATATTTGGCTTTAGTGGCTGGAGTATACTTTTGCCACAGGCATTAGCTGGAGTTATTTCAGTTTATTTATTATATTATTTAGTTAAAAAATCTTTTGGAATAACAGCTGGGTTAATTTCAGCTTTGTGTCTTACAGTGACTCCTGTATTTGTAGCTGCAAGCAGAAATAATACCATAGATAACTTATTGGTTGTAACTTTACTTTTTGCATGCATAGCGCTTACTAAGGCAGCTGAGGCAGGAAAAGCAAAATACCTTTATTTAAGTTTAGTACTTGTAGGTATTGGTTTTAATATAAAAATGTTAGAAGCATATATGATTGGTCCTGCTATATATATAACTTATCTCCTTTCTTCAAAAATCTCTTTTAAGAAGAAAATAGGGCAACTTATTATTGGGTCAATTATTTTAGTTGCTGTATCTTTATCTTGGGCTGTAATTGTAGATTTAACACCAGCACAAAACAGACCTTATGTGGGTAGCAGTACTAATAATAGTGAATTAGAGCTCATAATTGGCCACAACGGTTTGGAAAGACTTGGTTTAAAAAGCTTGCTAAATGGTAAATTTGCTAAGAGTACAAATAAGGATGTTGAAGATAAAAATGCTGAGGCTTCAAAAGCTTATACTGAAAATATAAAGAATAGTAATGATCAAATGGTTGAAAGAGAAAGAAATGTTAATGACCAAGATGATATGACAGTTGGGAGAATGAATGGTAATGGTCCAGGTGGATCTGAAAATGGTAATAATCAAGGAATTCCACCAAATGGAGGTCAAAGTAATGGAGGTAATATGCAGCCACCAAGTGGAGGTATGCCAGATGGAGGAAATCAAGGTGGTGGACCAGGAGGGCAAGGCGGAACTCGAGGAACTTTTGGCTCAGAAGTGAAAGCTGGCATTACAAGATTATTTGCTAAGAGCAGCTTATCAGATCAAATAATATGGTTTTTACCACTTGCAGTATTAGGTTTTATAGCAGGTTTAATAAAGGAAAAATTAAATTTCAAGTTAGATAATAAAAGAAAAATATCCCTTGTATTATGGATAACTTGGTTAGTACCTGAATTTATATATTTTAGTTTTACAACTGGATTATTTCATCCGTATTACTTAACCATGATGGCTCCACCAGCCGCAGCCTTAGCTGGAATTGGAATAACAACCATGTGGGAACTTTATAAAGAGCGTAGTTGGAAATCGGCAATATTACCAATAGCTTTTGCTGTAACAGGTGCAACTCATTTAATGATGCTGAATTATTTTTCAAGTAACTTATCAACTATTATTAGAAGTATAATCATAATAGCAGTTATATTATGTTTTGTAATATCTGTCCTATTAGCAGTACTAATTATTCTGAAAAAGAATGATAATGATAATAATAATTTAGTAACTAATAAAAAAATATATTTATCAAGAATACTAGTTGGAATTGGAACAATAAGTATTTTAGTTACACCATTTATAGGGTCAAGTGCAGCAATAACTCATAGTGTAAATAGCAGCATCCCAAGTGCAGGGTTAGAGCTTCTTTCAAATGGAAGTAAAGTAAGCCTTAATGGAACACCATTTGGCAGGAGCAATGGAATGGATAATTCAAAATTAATTAATTTTTTAAAAAGTAATAAGACAACAGAAAAATATTTACTAGTTGTTTCTTCTTCGCAAAGCGCTGATAACATTATAATACAAACAGGTGAATCTGTAATGGCTTTAGGGGGATTTTCTGGCTCTGATAAGACAATGACCTTGGAACAATTTAAGGAATTAGTTAAAAATGGAGAAGTAAGATACGTATTATCAGGAGGTAGAGGACCTGGTGGAAGTAATGAGATTATGAATTGGGTAACTGAAAATGGTAAGGTAGTTTTAGAAAGCGAGTATAAGGATACTGTAACCAACAATAACATGGAAGAGAATGATATAAATAAAGATACAAATTCAAAGAAACAAGGTTTTGGAGGAATGAACTCTGAACAATTATATGATCTTAAAGATGTAGCAGCTACTTTATAA
- a CDS encoding glycosyltransferase family 39 protein, with the protein MDIGNLKKQIFKISLVFIVLLSLFTCVYSIQHYNGSNTMGQNVQFNIQGFNNTTDINIPENMPPSKERANSNGNITMQNENGQPREGKSNEQEKNGERRMQPGKFGENMQKGAGNTKYLFGLSIYSISFLILCFGLYYLFRRKKLEFDFKNEKILIMTLLLVGFLLRISASTLMDGYSGDINLFKNWAMTAANGLSTFYSSARQADYPPLYIYVLGLVGKIANITMLNSYYVLLLKIPAIAADVITAFIIYKLAKNYLNSAISIFLAAFYIFNPAVFIDSTFWGQVDSFFTLLIFIATYLLHEKKYAFSSSMFAASILMKPQGIIFLPILFFELVRQSKIKNFMFSALAALVTILVIIIPFSINQQNPLWIVSLYTKTISEYPYASVNAFNFFSLIGGNYKSYNTNLFIVNYHTLGMLFIVITTLIGWFVYIKGNNRKYVSAIALLQIAGVFTFSVGMHERYLFPAVALAVLSYIYLKDKRFMILAIGFSITSYINISTILFNLKASIFNNLMGITSILNIVLVAYLLKVLLDNVVEKFSLKYKRIESEAI; encoded by the coding sequence ATGGATATAGGTAATTTAAAAAAGCAAATATTTAAAATAAGCTTAGTATTTATAGTATTATTATCTTTATTTACCTGTGTATATTCAATTCAACATTATAATGGAAGTAATACTATGGGGCAAAATGTTCAATTTAATATACAAGGGTTTAATAATACTACTGATATAAATATACCTGAGAATATGCCACCTTCAAAGGAAAGAGCAAATTCAAATGGAAATATTACAATGCAAAATGAAAATGGACAGCCTAGAGAAGGTAAGAGTAATGAGCAAGAGAAAAATGGAGAAAGACGTATGCAGCCTGGGAAGTTTGGCGAAAATATGCAAAAAGGTGCTGGAAATACAAAATATCTATTTGGTCTCAGTATTTATAGTATATCATTTTTAATATTATGCTTCGGACTTTATTATTTATTTAGACGTAAAAAATTAGAATTTGATTTTAAGAATGAAAAAATATTGATAATGACATTATTATTAGTAGGATTTTTATTAAGAATTTCAGCTTCAACACTTATGGATGGATATAGTGGCGATATTAATTTATTTAAAAACTGGGCTATGACTGCCGCTAATGGTCTTTCAACTTTTTATTCAAGCGCAAGACAGGCAGATTATCCACCTCTATATATTTATGTTTTAGGATTAGTGGGGAAAATTGCTAATATCACAATGCTTAATTCGTATTATGTATTGCTACTTAAAATACCAGCTATAGCTGCAGATGTTATTACCGCCTTTATTATATATAAACTTGCAAAGAATTATTTGAATTCTGCTATCAGCATTTTTTTAGCTGCATTTTATATTTTTAATCCTGCAGTTTTTATAGATTCAACGTTTTGGGGACAAGTAGATTCATTTTTTACTCTATTAATTTTTATTGCAACTTATTTATTACATGAAAAGAAATATGCTTTTTCTTCTTCAATGTTTGCAGCTTCTATACTTATGAAACCACAAGGAATTATATTTCTTCCAATTTTATTTTTTGAGTTAGTAAGGCAAAGTAAGATAAAGAATTTTATGTTTTCAGCCTTGGCAGCCTTGGTAACTATATTAGTTATTATTATTCCATTTTCGATAAATCAACAAAATCCATTATGGATTGTAAGTTTGTATACAAAAACAATATCAGAATATCCCTATGCTTCTGTAAATGCTTTTAATTTTTTTAGCTTAATTGGCGGGAACTATAAAAGTTATAATACAAATTTGTTTATAGTTAATTATCATACCTTAGGAATGTTGTTTATTGTTATAACAACTTTAATTGGATGGTTTGTTTATATTAAAGGAAATAACAGAAAATATGTTTCAGCAATAGCTTTGCTGCAAATTGCAGGTGTCTTTACTTTTTCCGTTGGAATGCATGAAAGATATTTATTTCCAGCAGTGGCCTTAGCGGTTTTATCTTACATATATTTAAAGGATAAACGATTTATGATATTGGCTATTGGCTTTAGTATTACGAGTTATATTAATATTTCAACAATCCTATTTAATTTAAAAGCTTCAATATTTAATAATCTTATGGGAATTACGTCTATATTAAATATTGTGCTTGTTGCATATTTGTTAAAAGTCCTTTTGGATAATGTGGTTGAGAAATTTTCACTTAAATATAAAAGAATTGAAAGTGAAGCAATATAA